One stretch of Chitinophaga pendula DNA includes these proteins:
- a CDS encoding NAD(P)/FAD-dependent oxidoreductase → MTTTDICIIGAGPVGLFAVFEAGLLKMRCHLIDALPQVGGQLSEIYPQKPIYDIPGYPEVKAQVLIDNLLEQIAPFHPTYTLGERVEQVSKQEDGSFVITTNEHTVVHAKVVVIAGGLGCFEPRKPAIEQLEEFEGKGVAYMIKDPERFRDRRVVLAGGGDSALDWTIFLANIAKEVTLVHRGDTFRGAPDSAEKVYQLAQQQKIKLILKSNITRLAGMGHLQEVVIAGPEETTTLAAEHLIPLFGLSPKLGPIADWGLQIDKSAITVNTQDYSTNVEGIYAIGDINTYPGKLKLILCGFHEAALMAHSAFKYVYPDQRLSFKYTTVNGVHGF, encoded by the coding sequence ATGACTACTACAGATATTTGTATTATTGGAGCGGGCCCTGTGGGGCTTTTTGCTGTATTTGAGGCAGGCCTGCTGAAGATGCGTTGTCATCTGATCGATGCGTTACCACAGGTGGGTGGGCAGCTTTCGGAGATCTATCCACAGAAGCCTATTTACGATATACCCGGTTATCCGGAGGTGAAGGCGCAGGTGCTGATTGACAATTTGCTGGAGCAGATAGCTCCTTTTCATCCTACCTATACTTTGGGAGAGCGAGTGGAGCAGGTGAGCAAGCAGGAGGATGGTAGTTTTGTGATCACGACGAATGAGCATACGGTGGTGCATGCGAAGGTGGTGGTGATAGCGGGAGGGCTGGGCTGTTTTGAGCCCCGTAAGCCGGCTATTGAGCAGCTGGAGGAGTTTGAAGGTAAGGGGGTTGCTTATATGATCAAGGATCCCGAGCGTTTCCGTGACCGTCGGGTAGTGCTGGCGGGAGGAGGTGACTCGGCGTTGGACTGGACTATTTTCCTGGCTAATATAGCGAAGGAGGTGACGTTAGTACATCGCGGGGATACTTTCCGTGGGGCACCGGATTCTGCGGAGAAGGTGTACCAGCTGGCGCAGCAGCAGAAGATAAAATTGATCCTGAAGTCTAATATTACGCGGCTCGCCGGTATGGGGCATTTGCAGGAGGTGGTGATCGCGGGTCCTGAGGAGACGACGACGCTGGCGGCGGAGCACCTGATCCCTCTTTTCGGGTTGAGTCCTAAGCTAGGGCCTATAGCTGACTGGGGATTGCAGATCGACAAGTCTGCTATTACTGTTAATACGCAGGATTATTCCACGAATGTGGAAGGTATATATGCTATTGGGGATATTAACACTTATCCCGGTAAGCTAAAGTTGATCCTTTGTGGCTTTCATGAGGCGGCGTTGATGGCGCACAGTGCATTCAAGTATGTGTATCCTGATCAGCGACTCAGCTTCAAGTATACAACGGTAAACGGGGTGCACGGGTTTTAA
- a CDS encoding DUF6686 family protein yields the protein MCETRPLSNNEETVVSYCVHCDTIYLWHNNLLLTFNPEEFSAFHAALNRMEFEECCLLFPDYIERLIMHSPVHNVRFTFTASEWKQLKQAVEDALLMQQVYDCIR from the coding sequence ATGTGCGAGACAAGACCGCTTAGCAACAATGAAGAAACCGTAGTAAGCTATTGCGTACACTGCGACACCATCTACCTGTGGCACAACAACCTGCTGCTCACCTTCAACCCGGAAGAATTCAGCGCCTTCCACGCTGCCCTCAACCGCATGGAATTCGAAGAATGCTGCCTCCTTTTCCCCGACTATATCGAACGCCTCATTATGCACTCCCCCGTTCATAACGTACGCTTCACCTTCACCGCTTCCGAATGGAAACAACTCAAACAAGCCGTAGAAGATGCCCTGCTCATGCAACAAGTATACGACTGCATCCGCTAA
- a CDS encoding PmoA family protein yields the protein MKSRFILLLILLFPITGLAQVLARIAVSSGSYARESSLVHCALDLLTFDADTALQLVEVKGGQRVVTPFQVSGDGERQLWWILSGATAAGKTRTYELLRRREARSVDVVMYTIDSAGALVLREGGTSILQYNYRTIYPPAGVDTMYRRSGFIHPLWAPNGAVLTNLHAKGHWHHTGIWNPWTHTQFRGEEIDFWNLQKKEGTVRFAGLLARTDGMIWSGFRVRQEHVVLKGGGEQVALNEQWEVRAYPATDNGQRRIWDLTSLLNCATDSSLTLLQYRYGGGFSFRATAAWTPQTSEVLTSAGKRRSEADSTRANWVKITGNTPQGKAGILVLCSPVNYDAPQPLRIWPENIERGEIMLNYSPTKMRPWILQPGHTYAQRYRIMVYSGDISAAVADAAWNDYAYPPVVKVTKL from the coding sequence ATGAAATCACGTTTTATCCTCTTACTGATCTTATTGTTTCCTATTACCGGCCTGGCACAGGTGTTGGCGCGCATCGCGGTATCCTCGGGATCATATGCCCGTGAAAGCAGCCTGGTGCATTGTGCGTTGGACCTATTGACCTTTGATGCAGACACGGCTTTACAGCTGGTGGAGGTAAAGGGAGGGCAGCGGGTGGTGACGCCGTTCCAGGTGAGTGGGGATGGGGAGCGACAGTTGTGGTGGATCTTGTCAGGTGCTACGGCTGCGGGGAAGACCCGTACTTACGAGTTGCTTCGCCGGCGGGAGGCGAGGTCTGTCGATGTGGTGATGTACACCATTGACAGTGCCGGTGCATTGGTACTAAGGGAGGGAGGGACTTCGATATTACAGTATAATTACCGGACAATCTATCCGCCGGCAGGTGTGGATACGATGTACCGGCGTAGCGGATTTATTCATCCTTTGTGGGCACCTAACGGGGCTGTGCTGACCAACCTGCATGCCAAAGGGCACTGGCATCATACGGGTATCTGGAATCCGTGGACGCATACGCAGTTCCGCGGGGAGGAGATTGACTTCTGGAACCTGCAGAAGAAAGAAGGTACTGTACGGTTTGCTGGCTTGCTGGCCCGTACAGATGGTATGATATGGAGTGGTTTCCGGGTGCGGCAGGAGCATGTTGTACTCAAGGGCGGAGGGGAGCAGGTGGCCTTGAACGAACAATGGGAAGTACGTGCCTATCCTGCTACTGACAACGGGCAGCGCAGGATATGGGACCTGACCTCTTTGCTTAACTGTGCTACGGATAGTTCGCTGACGCTGTTGCAGTATCGTTATGGGGGAGGGTTCAGTTTTCGGGCTACGGCAGCCTGGACCCCACAGACCAGCGAAGTACTCACGTCTGCCGGTAAACGGAGGAGCGAAGCGGACAGTACCCGTGCCAACTGGGTGAAGATCACAGGTAATACGCCGCAAGGTAAAGCGGGGATACTGGTACTTTGTAGTCCTGTTAATTATGACGCGCCGCAGCCACTACGTATATGGCCGGAAAACATTGAAAGAGGGGAGATCATGCTGAACTATAGCCCTACGAAAATGCGTCCGTGGATATTACAACCAGGACATACCTATGCGCAACGTTACCGTATCATGGTATATAGCGGAGATATCAGCGCTGCTGTTGCCGATGCTGCCTGGAATGATTATGCTTATCCGCCGGTGGTGAAGGTGACTAAATTGTAG
- a CDS encoding dipeptide epimerase — translation MKLHLYPYELKFRHTFTISRKSKDVQPVLVVALERDGHTGLGETVDNSYYHMTVPLLMAAIEEHRSFIESYRFESPEVFWEQLYPLFADNMFALCALDLAAYDLYAQQQGQPLYQVWGLDISHNPLTDYTIGIDTIDNMVRKLQEFPWPIYKIKLGTKEDIAIIKALRQHTDAIFRVDANCAWGVTETLRNAEALAKLGVEFIEQPMPAADWEGMRQVYSQVALPVIADESCIVAGDVEKCHGYFHGINIKLTKCGGITPARRMIDQARTLGMQVMTGSMNESTVGTSAVAHLLPLLDYVDMDGPLLLAEDTADGIRIEDGRIIYADRPGTGAVLRR, via the coding sequence ATGAAGTTGCATTTATACCCTTATGAGTTGAAGTTCAGGCATACGTTCACCATTTCCCGAAAGTCCAAAGACGTGCAGCCGGTGCTGGTAGTAGCATTGGAGCGGGACGGTCATACCGGGCTGGGGGAGACGGTTGATAATTCCTATTACCATATGACGGTGCCATTGCTGATGGCGGCTATAGAGGAGCACCGGTCATTTATAGAAAGCTATAGGTTTGAATCGCCTGAGGTGTTCTGGGAGCAGCTATACCCGTTGTTTGCCGATAACATGTTTGCCCTTTGTGCTCTGGACCTGGCGGCTTATGACCTATATGCCCAGCAGCAGGGGCAGCCTTTGTACCAGGTATGGGGATTGGATATATCCCATAACCCGCTGACGGACTATACGATTGGTATTGATACGATCGACAATATGGTACGTAAGCTGCAGGAGTTTCCCTGGCCTATCTACAAGATCAAACTCGGTACTAAAGAGGATATTGCCATCATCAAGGCGTTGCGGCAGCATACGGATGCGATATTCCGGGTGGATGCCAACTGTGCATGGGGAGTGACGGAGACGTTGCGTAATGCGGAGGCATTGGCTAAGCTGGGCGTAGAGTTCATCGAGCAGCCGATGCCGGCGGCGGACTGGGAGGGAATGCGGCAGGTATATAGCCAGGTGGCGCTGCCGGTGATCGCAGATGAGAGTTGCATTGTGGCCGGTGACGTGGAAAAGTGTCACGGATATTTCCATGGTATCAATATCAAGCTGACAAAGTGCGGCGGTATCACGCCGGCGAGGCGAATGATTGACCAGGCCCGTACGTTGGGTATGCAGGTGATGACGGGTAGTATGAATGAGAGTACTGTGGGTACATCGGCGGTAGCGCATCTGTTGCCCTTATTGGACTATGTGGACATGGATGGACCGTTGTTGCTGGCGGAAGATACGGCAGACGGTATCCGTATAGAAGACGGGCGTATTATCTATGCTGACCGGCCGGGTACCGGCGCGGTATTGCGGAGATAG